Proteins encoded in a region of the Chitinophagaceae bacterium genome:
- the lipA gene encoding lipoyl synthase: MLEITEKKINKPDWLRVKLPIGEQYLKVRKLVDDYKLHTICQSGNCPNMGECWGAGTATFMILGNICTRSCTFCAVATGRPTEYDIDEPRRVAEAIKLMKVKHAVITSVNRDELKDRGAEIWFQTVQLIKELSPLTTIETLIPDTKGNWDALYKMISAGQEVVSHNMETVERLYKIVRPQAKYERSLEQIKRTKQQKKRTKSGIMLGLGEKETEIYKTMDDLVENGLDILTLGQYLQPTKHHIEVAEFIRPETFAYYKEEGLRRGLKYVESGPLVRSSYHAEKHVNVPV, encoded by the coding sequence ATGCTTGAAATAACAGAAAAAAAAATAAATAAACCCGATTGGCTCCGAGTAAAACTTCCCATAGGGGAGCAGTACTTGAAAGTGCGAAAACTAGTAGATGACTATAAACTACACACTATTTGTCAAAGTGGTAATTGTCCGAATATGGGAGAATGCTGGGGGGCAGGAACAGCTACATTTATGATTTTAGGAAATATATGTACCAGAAGCTGTACTTTCTGTGCCGTAGCAACAGGTCGCCCTACTGAGTATGATATAGACGAACCCAGACGCGTGGCAGAAGCCATAAAACTCATGAAAGTGAAACACGCAGTTATTACATCTGTTAATAGAGATGAACTCAAAGATAGAGGAGCAGAGATATGGTTTCAAACAGTACAACTCATAAAAGAACTTTCTCCCCTTACTACCATAGAAACACTTATCCCCGACACAAAAGGAAATTGGGATGCACTCTATAAAATGATATCAGCAGGACAAGAAGTGGTCTCTCACAACATGGAGACAGTAGAGCGACTCTATAAAATAGTCCGTCCCCAAGCCAAATACGAAAGAAGTTTAGAACAAATAAAACGCACAAAACAACAAAAAAAAAGAACAAAGTCAGGTATAATGCTCGGATTAGGCGAAAAAGAAACAGAAATATATAAAACAATGGATGATTTGGTAGAAAACGGACTAGATATACTTACCCTCGGGCAATATCTCCAACCCACAAAACATCATATAGAAGTAGCAGAATTTATACGTCCTGAAACATTTGCATATTACAAAGAAGAAGGACTGAGACGAGGCCTCAAATATGTAGAATCTGGTCCACTCGTCAGATCAAGCTACCATGCAGAAAAACACGTGAACGTACCTGTATAA
- a CDS encoding class I SAM-dependent methyltransferase — translation MITQKKNVSEFDSDVQSNDGYKYTSNAPFSSIVANKRITKEIIKFIPKQTKNIIDIGCGDGTYTNDLKNVLPAIHFSAFDPASNAIDLAKTKFHNIEFFTADLLDSKTLPQKKYDVGIIRGVLHHLPSGFEGIVNASKISDTLIIMEPNGNNPILKYIEKHSQYHIEHEEQSFSSTTLTKWFTDANFEVIKLSYIGFVPFFFPTFLAKIIYFFQPLLEKIYLLKKYFGAQIIMYCKKK, via the coding sequence ATGATAACTCAAAAGAAAAATGTTTCTGAATTTGATTCCGATGTTCAATCAAATGACGGATATAAATACACCTCAAATGCCCCTTTTTCATCCATAGTAGCAAATAAGAGAATTACAAAAGAAATTATTAAATTTATCCCAAAGCAAACAAAGAACATAATTGATATAGGATGTGGTGATGGAACATATACAAATGACCTAAAAAATGTACTACCTGCAATACATTTTTCTGCTTTTGACCCCGCCTCAAATGCCATTGATTTAGCTAAAACAAAGTTTCATAATATTGAGTTTTTTACTGCAGACCTATTAGATAGTAAAACACTTCCTCAAAAAAAATATGACGTTGGTATCATAAGAGGAGTTTTGCACCACCTTCCAAGTGGTTTTGAAGGAATAGTGAATGCAAGCAAAATAAGTGATACATTAATCATTATGGAACCTAATGGTAATAATCCAATTTTAAAGTATATTGAAAAACATTCTCAATACCATATTGAGCATGAAGAACAATCTTTTAGTAGCACAACATTAACTAAATGGTTTACTGATGCAAACTTCGAAGTAATAAAATTAAGCTATATTGGTTTTGTCCCATTTTTTTTCCCAACATTTTTAGCAAAAATAATTTATTTCTTTCAGCCATTGCTGGAAAAAATATATCTACTTAAAAAATATTTTGGTGCTCAAATAATTATGTATTGTAAAAAAAAGTAA
- the rffA gene encoding dTDP-4-amino-4,6-dideoxygalactose transaminase, translated as MTPFNKPYLTGKETHYIYDAVHSGKISGNGKYTKLCHEYFETKYKFKKCLLTTSCTDALEMSAILLNIQEGDEIILPSFTFVSTANAFVLRSAKLVFVDSNMRNPNIDANLIESLITTKTKAIVVVHYAGIACDMDAIMDIADRHNLFVVEDAAQAIDSFYKGKPLGSIGHLAAFSFHETKNIISGEGGMLIINDEQFIRRAEIIWEKGTNRSAFFRGEIDKYGWVDIGSSFLPSEVVSAFLYAQLENLDDIQNKRKKLWEAYNHAFTSSQNRDFDIPHIPDFATNNAHMFYLVCKTLEKRNLLIQSLKENSIWAVFHYISLHSSPFYINKHDGRVLSNCDRYSDCLVRLPLFYELTELEQNKIIQLINISSVN; from the coding sequence ATGACACCTTTCAACAAGCCCTATCTTACAGGTAAAGAAACACATTATATTTACGATGCTGTACATTCCGGTAAAATATCTGGCAATGGCAAATATACTAAATTATGCCATGAATATTTTGAAACAAAATATAAATTCAAAAAATGTCTGTTAACCACATCCTGTACTGATGCTTTGGAAATGTCTGCGATTCTCCTGAATATCCAAGAGGGTGATGAAATAATATTACCTTCATTTACATTTGTGTCAACAGCAAATGCATTTGTGCTTCGTAGTGCAAAATTGGTTTTTGTAGATTCTAATATGAGAAACCCAAATATAGATGCAAACTTGATCGAGTCCCTCATAACCACTAAAACAAAAGCAATTGTAGTAGTTCATTACGCAGGGATTGCCTGTGATATGGATGCAATAATGGACATTGCTGACCGCCACAATCTTTTTGTAGTAGAAGATGCCGCCCAAGCTATAGATAGTTTTTATAAGGGAAAACCATTAGGAAGTATAGGTCATTTGGCAGCATTTTCTTTTCATGAAACAAAAAACATTATTAGTGGTGAAGGAGGTATGCTTATTATTAATGATGAACAGTTTATTAGACGTGCTGAAATCATTTGGGAAAAAGGTACTAACCGCTCTGCATTTTTTAGAGGTGAAATTGATAAATATGGATGGGTAGATATTGGTTCTTCATTTCTTCCATCAGAAGTGGTTTCTGCATTTTTATATGCACAATTAGAAAATCTTGATGATATCCAAAATAAGCGTAAAAAATTATGGGAAGCATATAACCATGCTTTTACTTCTTCTCAAAACAGAGATTTTGATATTCCACATATACCTGATTTCGCTACTAATAATGCTCACATGTTTTATTTAGTATGCAAAACCCTTGAAAAAAGAAATTTATTGATTCAATCCCTAAAAGAAAATAGTATATGGGCAGTATTTCATTATATCTCATTACATTCTAGCCCTTTCTATATAAACAAACATGACGGAAGGGTGCTTTCAAACTGTGATCGTTATTCTGATTGCTTAGTGCGACTTCCTTTGTTTTATGAATTGACCGAACTTGAGCAAAACAAAATTATTCAGTTAATTAATATATCATCAGTTAATTAA
- a CDS encoding class I SAM-dependent methyltransferase produces the protein MNNTDYKYELIDGIKCYAPELSKLNSDYPKEAFSILYEYEPKNFWFVSRNKVIQFLFGKFLGNKKMKVLEIGCGTGFVLKGLSEKFEQYDLYGSEIHLEGIKFAKKRLPHVEFIQLDATHMPFINKYDSICAFDVIEHIDEDIKVIQQVNKALIQGGYFFITVPQYQWMWSINDDLAYHKRRYSKSELNNKLENNNFQVEYLGSFVFTLFPFMVISRFLKRKKAADITGDINELKLNPFINTIFLFLMKMDEILISSGFKLPFGGSLIVVAKKK, from the coding sequence ATGAATAATACAGATTATAAATATGAGTTAATAGACGGTATTAAATGTTATGCGCCTGAACTTTCTAAATTAAATTCTGATTATCCTAAAGAAGCATTCAGTATTTTGTATGAATATGAACCTAAAAACTTTTGGTTTGTTTCGCGTAATAAAGTTATACAATTTTTGTTCGGTAAATTTCTTGGCAACAAAAAAATGAAAGTATTAGAAATTGGCTGTGGAACTGGCTTTGTATTAAAAGGATTAAGTGAAAAATTTGAACAATATGATCTTTATGGATCGGAGATTCATCTTGAAGGTATTAAATTTGCAAAAAAAAGATTGCCCCATGTAGAGTTTATTCAATTAGATGCAACTCATATGCCTTTTATTAATAAATATGATAGTATTTGTGCTTTTGATGTAATTGAACATATAGATGAAGACATAAAAGTTATTCAACAAGTAAATAAAGCTTTAATACAAGGAGGTTATTTTTTTATTACTGTTCCCCAATACCAATGGATGTGGAGCATCAATGATGATTTAGCTTACCACAAAAGAAGATATTCTAAATCTGAACTTAACAACAAATTGGAAAATAATAACTTTCAAGTAGAATATTTAGGGTCTTTTGTTTTTACACTTTTTCCTTTTATGGTGATTTCTAGATTTTTAAAAAGGAAAAAAGCAGCTGATATTACAGGAGATATTAATGAACTAAAATTAAATCCATTCATTAATACGATTTTTCTGTTTTTAATGAAAATGGATGAAATTTTAATATCGTCTGGTTTTAAACTCCCATTTGGAGGATCTTTAATTGTAGTAGCTAAAAAAAAATAA
- a CDS encoding ketoacyl-ACP synthase III, protein MNSYIKAISYYLPEYELDNVRIEQEFPEWSIDKIASKTGIHCRNLSAMNETSVDMAVKASEKLFIEHQIDKNDIDFIILCTQSPDYFLPTSACIVQEKLGLPTSVGAFDFNLGCSGFVYGLGISKGLIASGQAKNVLLITSETYSKFIHPKDKSNRTIFGDAAAVTLVSTDGFAEILNFEYGTDGKGAKNLIVKNGGLRNYHFKSEENIDEFGNVHSDDHLYMNGAEIFTFTLSSVPKLTYNTLLKNHLESSEIDLYIFHQANKFMLDSLRKKIKIDENKFYLHLENCGNTVSSTIPIALYHAKKESKLIKNNNILLAGFGVGYSWGGTILKIK, encoded by the coding sequence ATGAATTCATATATTAAAGCAATTTCTTATTATCTTCCTGAATACGAACTAGATAATGTTAGAATAGAACAAGAATTTCCCGAATGGAGTATAGATAAAATTGCTTCTAAAACAGGCATTCATTGCAGAAATTTATCTGCAATGAATGAAACTTCTGTAGATATGGCTGTTAAAGCATCAGAAAAATTATTTATAGAGCATCAAATTGATAAAAATGATATCGATTTTATAATTCTATGTACTCAAAGTCCTGATTATTTTTTACCTACTTCTGCATGTATTGTCCAGGAAAAATTAGGTTTACCTACATCTGTGGGAGCGTTTGATTTTAATTTAGGTTGTTCAGGTTTTGTGTATGGTTTAGGAATTTCTAAAGGACTAATTGCTTCTGGTCAAGCGAAAAATGTATTATTGATAACTTCTGAAACGTATTCAAAATTTATTCATCCAAAAGATAAAAGCAATAGAACTATTTTTGGAGATGCTGCAGCTGTTACTTTAGTATCAACAGATGGTTTTGCAGAGATTCTCAATTTTGAATACGGAACTGATGGAAAAGGAGCAAAGAATCTTATTGTAAAAAACGGCGGATTGAGAAATTACCATTTTAAATCAGAGGAAAATATTGACGAATTTGGAAACGTTCATTCAGACGATCATTTATATATGAATGGAGCAGAAATTTTCACTTTTACCCTTTCATCTGTTCCTAAACTCACTTATAATACTTTATTAAAAAATCATTTAGAAAGTTCCGAAATTGATTTATATATTTTTCACCAAGCAAATAAATTTATGCTTGATAGTTTAAGAAAAAAAATCAAAATAGATGAGAATAAATTTTATTTACACTTAGAAAATTGTGGCAATACTGTATCTTCAACTATTCCTATAGCATTATACCATGCCAAAAAAGAATCAAAACTCATTAAAAATAATAACATCTTACTTGCAGGTTTTGGGGTCGGCTATTCATGGGGAGGTACAATATTAAAAATAAAATAA
- a CDS encoding SDR family oxidoreductase, which translates to MNNFIDLSGKTILVTGATSGIGLEICKNIDHYNGSIIAISRDSLKLKELSSSLINKNNFKSVLFDLENIDGYPSLHKELDRPLNGIVHAAGIVKLLPIKFYNQQLQDKIRKVNYDSIANIISILLKEKKIKNQASIIFISSIAGSFGMKGNLMYSTTKSSLDIFAKVLASEVSNLKIRVNTICPGQVETPLTESIQSTITNEALEIDKKKYPLGYGIPSDVANLTLFLLSDKSRWVTGTNIPIDGGRTSIL; encoded by the coding sequence ATGAACAATTTTATAGATTTATCAGGTAAAACAATTTTAGTAACGGGTGCTACCTCTGGAATTGGTTTGGAAATATGTAAAAATATAGATCACTATAACGGTTCAATAATTGCAATAAGTAGAGATAGTCTAAAACTAAAAGAATTATCATCCTCACTCATCAATAAAAATAATTTTAAATCAGTACTTTTTGATTTGGAAAACATTGATGGATATCCATCATTACATAAAGAATTAGACAGACCTTTAAATGGTATTGTTCATGCTGCGGGTATTGTAAAACTGCTTCCGATAAAATTTTATAATCAGCAACTTCAAGATAAGATAAGAAAAGTGAATTATGATTCAATAGCAAATATTATTTCTATTTTACTGAAAGAAAAAAAAATAAAAAATCAAGCTTCAATTATTTTTATAAGTTCTATTGCTGGAAGTTTTGGAATGAAAGGAAATTTAATGTATTCAACGACTAAGTCTTCATTAGATATTTTTGCTAAAGTTCTTGCATCAGAAGTATCTAATTTAAAAATAAGAGTAAATACAATTTGTCCTGGACAGGTAGAAACCCCGTTAACTGAATCAATACAAAGCACTATCACTAACGAGGCTCTTGAAATTGATAAGAAAAAATATCCTTTAGGGTACGGAATCCCATCAGATGTAGCTAATTTAACTTTATTTTTACTTTCAGACAAAAGTAGATGGGTAACAGGAACTAATATACCTATTGATGGCGGTAGAACCTCAATTTTATAA
- a CDS encoding aromatic ring-hydroxylating dioxygenase subunit alpha, with the protein MSNKNLIYSKYYCNPELAELEFNNIFSKEWFFAAMDDELDENNKFITVNIFNYPIVLQNFKGDVRAFKNICPHRFNLIQKEKSGKRPFVCEYHSWSFDIDGKPITRSLIPLFNTEEESFKKACVKRLNLEKVGKFYFVNLSENPTIIKEYLGGFYDKLIEISNAITTKHYFEEDSQNINWKIIIENVIEAYHCPSIHKNTLMNMGFCRVPEKNQEYYNGHSVADYPKNEDYQTNKMLQYLDKRTYKHDTFKHFFIFPNLLISSTEGTSIYIGNILPISSEKSILRKRFYDVKFQEGFEPKISIHNAFLEMVRTSINSILLEDKVILEQIQKNMKFVKEKYILGNQEQRIVNFHNHYLNLIK; encoded by the coding sequence ATGTCAAATAAAAATTTAATTTATTCAAAATATTACTGTAATCCAGAATTAGCAGAACTTGAGTTTAATAATATTTTTTCAAAAGAATGGTTTTTTGCTGCAATGGACGATGAATTAGATGAGAATAATAAATTTATTACTGTAAATATTTTTAATTACCCTATTGTTTTACAAAATTTTAAAGGCGATGTTAGGGCATTTAAAAATATATGCCCTCATAGATTTAATTTGATTCAAAAAGAAAAATCAGGTAAAAGACCATTTGTTTGTGAATATCATAGTTGGTCTTTTGATATTGATGGTAAGCCAATAACAAGAAGCTTAATACCACTATTCAACACAGAAGAAGAAAGTTTTAAAAAAGCATGTGTTAAAAGACTCAATTTAGAAAAGGTAGGTAAATTTTATTTTGTAAATCTATCAGAAAATCCAACTATTATAAAAGAATATTTAGGTGGATTTTATGATAAATTAATTGAAATAAGTAATGCAATTACAACAAAACATTATTTTGAAGAAGATTCACAAAATATAAATTGGAAAATAATTATTGAGAATGTAATTGAAGCATATCATTGCCCTTCAATACACAAAAATACGCTTATGAATATGGGGTTTTGTAGAGTCCCTGAGAAGAATCAAGAATATTATAATGGTCATTCAGTAGCAGATTATCCCAAAAACGAAGATTATCAAACCAACAAAATGTTACAGTACCTAGATAAAAGAACGTACAAACATGATACTTTTAAACACTTTTTCATTTTTCCAAATTTATTAATTTCATCTACAGAGGGTACTAGTATATATATTGGAAATATTTTACCAATTTCATCAGAAAAATCAATTTTAAGAAAGAGATTTTACGATGTAAAATTTCAAGAGGGTTTCGAACCAAAAATCTCAATTCATAATGCTTTTTTAGAGATGGTAAGAACTTCCATAAATTCAATACTATTAGAAGATAAAGTAATTTTAGAACAAATTCAAAAAAACATGAAATTTGTAAAAGAAAAATATATCCTTGGAAACCAAGAACAAAGAATTGTAAATTTTCATAATCATTATTTAAATCTTATTAAATGA
- a CDS encoding ketoacyl-ACP synthase III translates to MGFYQFKNITIKGVATCVPEKTEKISDIFSPNESDNFTKNTGIVQRHIADSSICASDLCLKAASDIITKLHWNKDEIDVLIFVSQTPDYILPATSNILQEKLRLSKNCFCLDISLGCSGYIYGMSLLSSLLQNIAFRKGLLLVGDTITKFTSVHDKSIYPLFGDAGTATALEYDDAINTNMSFVTGSDGKGEDAIKISHGGARNLFDENCLTYENYGSNNTNKRKKIDLSLNGIEIFNFAIKTVPETINTLLQKINLTIDEVDFFILHQANFFMNETIKKKLKINPEKFIYSIKDFGNTNGASIPLTFCYNYHNKSMKDNFVMCGFGVGLSWGALHYKNENKDEIICSFSYL, encoded by the coding sequence ATGGGTTTTTACCAATTCAAAAATATTACTATTAAAGGAGTAGCAACGTGTGTGCCAGAAAAAACAGAAAAAATTTCTGATATTTTTAGTCCTAATGAATCTGATAATTTTACTAAAAATACAGGAATTGTACAAAGACATATTGCAGATTCATCAATTTGTGCATCTGATCTGTGTTTAAAGGCTGCAAGTGATATAATAACTAAATTACATTGGAATAAAGATGAAATTGATGTTTTAATTTTTGTATCCCAGACTCCAGATTACATATTGCCTGCAACTTCTAATATTTTACAAGAAAAATTACGTTTATCAAAGAATTGCTTTTGTTTAGATATAAGTTTAGGGTGTTCGGGATATATTTACGGAATGAGTTTATTATCTAGTCTTTTACAAAATATTGCTTTTAGAAAAGGTCTTTTACTAGTTGGTGATACAATCACCAAGTTTACATCCGTTCATGACAAAAGTATTTATCCCCTCTTTGGAGATGCGGGAACAGCTACTGCATTAGAATATGACGATGCAATAAATACTAATATGAGTTTTGTAACAGGGTCAGATGGTAAGGGTGAAGATGCAATTAAAATTAGTCATGGAGGAGCAAGAAATTTATTTGATGAAAATTGCTTAACCTATGAAAATTATGGTTCAAATAATACCAATAAAAGAAAAAAAATAGATTTATCCTTAAATGGTATTGAAATTTTTAATTTTGCCATTAAAACTGTTCCAGAAACAATCAATACATTATTACAAAAAATAAATTTAACTATTGATGAGGTTGATTTTTTTATACTCCATCAAGCCAATTTTTTCATGAATGAAACTATAAAAAAGAAACTCAAAATAAATCCAGAAAAATTTATTTATTCTATAAAAGATTTTGGAAATACCAATGGGGCATCCATTCCATTAACATTCTGTTATAATTATCATAATAAAAGTATGAAAGATAATTTTGTAATGTGTGGATTTGGAGTGGGGTTATCTTGGGGTGCATTACATTATAAAAATGAAAATAAAGATGAAATAATTTGTAGTTTTTCTTATTTATAA
- a CDS encoding acyl carrier protein, producing MDKENFLKKFRFQFDETEPELINYETVYKDLNEWSSMMALIIIAFIDDEYSISVSGDDFRSSNTVEDLYNIVKSKQ from the coding sequence ATGGATAAAGAAAATTTTTTAAAAAAATTTAGATTTCAATTTGACGAAACGGAACCAGAATTAATAAATTATGAAACTGTTTATAAAGATTTAAATGAATGGAGTTCTATGATGGCATTAATTATTATTGCTTTTATTGATGATGAGTATAGTATAAGTGTAAGCGGAGATGATTTTCGCTCATCAAATACAGTTGAAGATTTATATAATATAGTAAAATCTAAACAATAA
- a CDS encoding GNAT family N-acetyltransferase, whose product MTIEKYNIKLIRLSEKYIEDMRKWRNSDYVRSQMLYEDYITSNMQLNWYNNLDKTKNFYFIGFKNDAPLGVIHLKNIENNRGEGGIFLIGPEFENTDIVAKMVICFNDYIFYDLKIECIYSHVKATNKKAISSSISQGCVKNESKSTEEIVYFELFPNNYEKKTHKIKKILQNG is encoded by the coding sequence ATGACTATTGAGAAGTATAATATAAAATTAATACGATTGTCTGAAAAATATATTGAGGATATGAGAAAATGGAGAAATTCTGATTATGTAAGAAGTCAGATGCTTTATGAAGATTATATCACATCAAATATGCAATTAAATTGGTATAATAATTTAGATAAAACTAAAAATTTTTATTTTATAGGGTTTAAAAATGATGCACCTCTTGGTGTCATTCATCTCAAAAATATAGAAAATAACCGTGGTGAAGGAGGTATTTTTTTAATAGGTCCAGAATTTGAAAACACAGATATTGTTGCTAAAATGGTTATATGTTTTAACGATTATATATTTTATGATTTAAAAATAGAATGTATTTATTCGCATGTAAAAGCAACAAATAAAAAGGCAATATCTTCCAGTATTTCTCAAGGTTGTGTAAAAAATGAATCTAAAAGCACTGAAGAAATAGTATACTTTGAACTATTTCCTAATAATTATGAAAAAAAAACACATAAAATAAAAAAAATATTACAAAATGGATAA
- a CDS encoding glycosyltransferase family 2 protein, whose protein sequence is MGVFISVVSPVYRAEKILEKLVLEIQKVMKKMDVTFEIVLVDDRSPDNSWHVMKELKEKYSFLKIYRFSRNFGQHPAIMAGLTKTNAEWIVVMDCDLQDQPKEIEKLLAKATEGYDIVQARRVNRKDSFFKKLGSRLFSIFFNYLSDIKVNHEIANFGIYHKKVIKEVVNMGDYIKSFPLFVYFVGFNSYALEIEHAERDSGKSNYTLSKLLDLAFTSIIAYSNKPLKLFVKLGVIISLISFIIGGYYITQAISGGVVVPGYASLIVSLFFLSGIIICAIGIVGVYLGRVFEQIKNRPSFIIEEEFN, encoded by the coding sequence ATGGGTGTTTTTATTTCCGTTGTTAGTCCAGTATATAGGGCAGAAAAAATTTTAGAAAAACTTGTTCTGGAAATACAAAAAGTTATGAAAAAAATGGATGTAACTTTTGAAATTGTATTAGTTGATGATAGAAGTCCTGATAACTCATGGCATGTTATGAAAGAATTAAAAGAAAAATATTCATTTTTAAAAATTTATAGATTCAGTAGAAATTTTGGACAACATCCTGCGATTATGGCAGGATTAACTAAAACAAATGCAGAATGGATTGTAGTAATGGATTGTGATTTGCAAGACCAACCAAAAGAAATAGAAAAATTACTTGCCAAAGCAACAGAAGGATACGATATTGTGCAAGCGAGAAGAGTCAATAGAAAAGATAGTTTCTTCAAAAAATTAGGTTCAAGATTATTTTCTATTTTTTTTAATTACTTATCGGATATTAAAGTAAATCATGAAATTGCAAATTTTGGAATTTATCATAAAAAAGTAATTAAAGAAGTAGTTAATATGGGTGATTATATAAAGTCATTTCCACTTTTTGTATATTTTGTAGGTTTTAATAGTTATGCCTTAGAAATTGAACATGCAGAGCGAGATAGCGGAAAGTCAAACTATACATTATCAAAGTTATTAGATTTGGCATTTACATCCATTATCGCTTATTCAAACAAGCCACTTAAATTATTCGTCAAGTTAGGAGTAATAATATCTCTCATCTCATTTATTATCGGAGGGTATTATATAACCCAAGCAATAAGTGGTGGAGTAGTTGTTCCTGGTTACGCATCTTTGATAGTATCTTTATTTTTTCTTTCGGGGATTATTATTTGTGCTATTGGCATAGTTGGAGTATATTTGGGGCGAGTTTTTGAGCAAATAAAAAACAGACCATCTTTTATTATTGAAGAAGAATTTAATTAA
- a CDS encoding DUF2279 domain-containing protein, giving the protein MVKIFVLSFYLISFCGRAEVVIDSVQSNSTHNTKGKVIFLSAASGVFLVELAAVEYIWYKNTKLTSGFHFYNDNNAYLQMDKFAHAFGGYLGGYIGYAGLRSVGVSRKKSLIYGTPLGFLYLLPVEIFDGAYKKFGGFSWGDIIANGSGTLFFILQEYIWQEQKIIPKLSYYESEYANMVNGALGKNSFQKFFFDYNAQTYWISAPFNIFSPKIKPAWINFAIGYSANGMVGEYENYTRYGGQKLPEFQRYRQFLFSLDINWIKIPTRSRFLKKLFQVMVFVKLPFPTLEYNSLGNFRFYWLYY; this is encoded by the coding sequence ATGGTTAAGATATTCGTTCTCTCTTTCTATCTCATTTCTTTTTGTGGAAGGGCTGAAGTGGTAATAGATTCTGTTCAGAGTAATTCTACACACAATACAAAAGGTAAGGTAATTTTTCTATCTGCTGCATCGGGGGTATTTTTGGTGGAATTAGCTGCTGTTGAGTATATTTGGTATAAAAACACAAAATTAACTTCGGGTTTTCATTTTTATAATGATAATAATGCTTATTTGCAAATGGATAAATTTGCCCATGCCTTCGGTGGTTACCTGGGAGGATACATAGGATATGCAGGTTTAAGAAGTGTAGGGGTGAGCAGAAAAAAATCTCTGATATATGGGACTCCATTAGGATTTTTATATCTCTTGCCCGTGGAAATATTTGATGGTGCGTATAAAAAATTCGGAGGGTTTTCTTGGGGAGATATTATAGCAAATGGTTCGGGGACTCTTTTTTTTATACTTCAAGAGTATATTTGGCAAGAACAAAAAATTATACCCAAGCTTTCTTATTATGAATCGGAGTATGCCAATATGGTAAACGGGGCTTTGGGTAAAAATTCTTTTCAGAAGTTTTTTTTTGACTATAATGCTCAAACATATTGGATTTCTGCTCCTTTTAATATTTTTTCTCCAAAGATAAAACCTGCTTGGATAAACTTTGCAATAGGATATAGTGCAAATGGAATGGTTGGAGAGTATGAAAATTATACCAGATATGGTGGGCAAAAACTTCCTGAATTTCAAAGGTATAGGCAATTCTTATTTTCTTTGGATATAAATTGGATAAAAATTCCCACTCGTTCCCGCTTTCTCAAAAAATTATTTCAGGTGATGGTTTTTGTAAAACTTCCCTTCCCTACCTTAGAGTATAATTCTTTGGGGAATTTCAGGTTCTATTGGTTGTATTATTGA